The Nitrospiraceae bacterium genome includes a window with the following:
- a CDS encoding response regulator transcription factor — protein MMHIILADDHPYLRRGLIQILTDSFPGVTIGEVSSVPELLELAQKRQWDIVVLDLTMPGRGGLDALHELRRLCPTLPVLVLSMHPEDQFAVRVMRAGGAGYLTKESAPQELVQAIKTISQGGRYITPKAAALLAVHLQQYGANEQPPHTALSDREYHVFRLLAGGSTVTEIADRLSLSMKTVSTYRTRILIKLNLKTNADLARYAVEHQLLA, from the coding sequence ATGATGCACATCATCCTTGCTGACGACCATCCGTATCTCCGTCGGGGCTTAATCCAAATTCTCACTGACTCCTTCCCGGGAGTCACGATCGGCGAAGTCTCCTCCGTTCCCGAACTCCTTGAACTCGCACAAAAACGCCAATGGGACATCGTCGTGCTGGACCTGACAATGCCGGGACGCGGCGGACTGGACGCCCTGCATGAACTTCGACGGCTCTGCCCCACCCTGCCGGTATTGGTCTTAAGCATGCATCCCGAGGACCAGTTTGCGGTACGCGTGATGCGCGCCGGAGGAGCCGGCTACCTGACCAAAGAAAGCGCTCCCCAGGAGTTGGTGCAGGCCATCAAAACAATCTCCCAAGGAGGACGGTACATTACACCGAAAGCCGCCGCACTCCTCGCCGTCCATTTGCAGCAATATGGCGCCAATGAGCAGCCGCCGCACACCGCACTCTCAGACCGCGAATACCACGTCTTTCGGCTGTTGGCCGGGGGCAGCACCGTGACGGAGATCGCAGACCGCCTGTCACTCAGCATGAAGACCGTCAGTACCTACCGAACGCGCATTCTCATTAAATTGAATCTCAAGACGAATGCCGACCTGGCTCGGTATGCCGTGGAGCACCAGCTTTTAGCGTGA
- a CDS encoding glycosyltransferase family 2 protein, with amino-acid sequence MPTTWTSTRPLVSVVIPTHNRAKLLKRAIESVLAQEGCGCLFDIEIIVVDDCSSDNTGEVARRYPSVQYVRLLTNRGASGARNEGIRRAAGKYIALLDDDDEFLTLKLQVQVPLLEANPQVGALYGQSVVTGSDVPLLLWPESGPSGDVFEAFVTQTDDFLHPPTWLIRRECFEAAGWFDEQHRTMEHYDMALRLALVTKWMFVSGGPVARGRFSRSGKWYSNIVNGNNERHLSRIVEGALARLPDSPHTDQLRQKARAAVVATVIGQRWAVAGVTAAQGYTLSILPSAPWLVNEPCFLGCLHRMAGALTTTSDAPEQAVCSFWREIEHQLAEGGSTRSFLAQRRLLGELLAQAAIRLKAGSPRRAWIVAATSIVMNPSSWFSPKKLTTLVSSLRQPQ; translated from the coding sequence ATGCCGACGACATGGACATCGACTCGGCCATTGGTCAGCGTCGTCATCCCGACGCATAACCGAGCGAAGCTCCTCAAGCGAGCCATTGAATCCGTGCTCGCGCAAGAGGGCTGCGGCTGCCTGTTCGATATTGAAATCATCGTCGTCGACGACTGCTCCAGCGACAACACCGGTGAGGTTGCCAGAAGGTATCCCTCCGTACAGTACGTCAGGCTCTTAACCAACCGTGGTGCGTCGGGAGCCAGAAACGAGGGTATCCGTCGCGCAGCGGGCAAATACATCGCCCTGCTGGACGACGACGACGAGTTCCTCACGTTGAAATTGCAGGTGCAGGTCCCGCTGCTCGAAGCCAATCCGCAGGTCGGCGCTCTGTATGGTCAGAGCGTCGTGACCGGCAGCGATGTTCCGCTGCTCTTGTGGCCGGAGTCCGGCCCTTCCGGCGACGTCTTCGAAGCCTTTGTCACTCAAACCGACGACTTTCTCCATCCCCCGACATGGCTCATCCGTCGCGAATGTTTCGAAGCTGCCGGGTGGTTCGATGAACAACACCGCACCATGGAGCATTACGACATGGCGCTCCGCTTGGCCCTCGTTACCAAGTGGATGTTCGTGTCGGGAGGGCCGGTCGCACGCGGAAGGTTTTCCAGAAGCGGGAAGTGGTATAGCAACATCGTCAACGGCAACAATGAGCGACATCTGTCCCGCATCGTCGAAGGTGCCCTGGCGCGGTTACCAGACTCTCCGCATACCGACCAGCTGCGACAAAAAGCCAGAGCCGCGGTGGTTGCGACCGTTATCGGACAACGATGGGCGGTCGCAGGCGTCACCGCCGCTCAAGGGTATACGCTCTCGATCTTGCCCTCGGCCCCGTGGTTGGTGAACGAACCCTGCTTCCTGGGTTGTCTGCACCGTATGGCAGGAGCCCTTACGACCACATCCGATGCGCCGGAGCAGGCCGTCTGCTCGTTCTGGAGAGAAATCGAGCATCAACTGGCCGAAGGCGGGAGCACACGGTCGTTTCTGGCGCAACGGCGACTGCTCGGCGAGTTGTTGGCCCAAGCCGCCATTCGGTTGAAAGCCGGATCGCCGCGGCGTGCCTGGATTGTCGCAGCGACCTCCATTGTGATGAATCCCTCCTCGTGGTTTTCCCCCAAAAAACTTACCACCCTGGTCAGCTCACTCCGTCAGCCTCAGTAG